One genomic window of Manihot esculenta cultivar AM560-2 chromosome 16, M.esculenta_v8, whole genome shotgun sequence includes the following:
- the LOC110607627 gene encoding G-type lectin S-receptor-like serine/threonine-protein kinase At1g61370 codes for MGRREFMVKSGFLCFFLFNLFSFAYCSVIYNITTTRAVSPEQTLNSPRQIFELGFFTPNNNSRNQYVGIWFKEVSPQTVIWVANRENPITSSSASLTIGSDGNLRLLDGQRNTIWSTNISSQSNSSIAVLSDDGNFILRNSITGDDLWESSQHPSDSLLPGTWLAYNETTGMRLTATSWRSNNDPSIGDFTAGVPPLTPPQAFVWKGSKPHWRSGPWAKTKFIGIPEMNADYKCGLTLIEGLQPGIAYLTVSVLRNCSYSMFVVSPAGVLRFLCWVKERGWYARWEAPVTPCEVYGACGPFGVCLRYAPNLTCRCLKGFVPKSDDEWRKGNWTGGCIRRTELSCGGNTSSVNAQGGKPDGFLKVGGLKLPDWHEYLKVFDENECHQHCLSNCSCSGYSYVNGIGCLFWTTNLLDMHELPFGGEDLNLRLALSELGESDQKTHIKIIVSVITVSSVILIGAMFCCFLRWRAKKRSKPKTNAPSDMSRENSQPIMWRSPLEDEDLIELPLFDFNNIMLATNNFDIENKLGQGGYGPVYRGTLDGKDVAVKRLSSSSSQGIGEFKNEMKLISKLQHRNLVRLLGCCIEREEKILVYEYMPNKSLDTYLFDTTRKAELDWTKRFNIIMGVARGLLYLHRDSCLRVIHRDLKVSNILLDEKMNPKISDFGVARIFEGTQDLGSTRNVVGTIGYMAPEYSFGGIFSEKSDVFGFGILILEIVSGRKTSSFQYDEQYMNLLSYAWQSWSESKGVRMIDEALMDSFSSTEVSRCVNIGLLCAQDHAADRPSMAAVVSMLSDEKTKLPEPNQPTFTFKSISTSNFQAQSNSTRSVNKVTESIIEPR; via the exons ATGGGTAGAAGAGAGTTCATGGTGAAGTCTGGATTTTTGTGTTTCTTCTTGTTCAATTTGTTCTCATTTGCGTATTGTTCTGTAATTTATAACATAACTACAACCAGAGCTGTCTCACCAGAACAAACTCTAAACTCTCCTCGTCAAATTTTTGAGTTGGGTTTCTTTACTCCTAACAATAATTCTCGTAATCAATACGTGGGAATATGGTTTAAGGAAGTTTCTCCTCAGACTGTGATTTGGGTGGCAAACAGAGAGAATCCCATTACATCTTCCTCAGCGAGTCTCACAATTGGCAGTGATGGGAATCTGAGGCTTCTGGATGGGCAGAGGAACACTATCTGGTCGACGAATATTTCTAGCCAATCGAATAGTTCAATTGCTGTACTCTCAGATGATGGAAACTTCATTTTGAGGAACAGTATAACAGGAGATGATCTATGGGAGAGCTCTCAGCATCCGTCCGATTCTCTCTTGCCAGGCACATGGTTAGCCTACAATGAAACAACTGGGATGAGACTTACTGCAACTTCCTGGAGAAGTAACAATGATCCATCTATTGGGGACTTTACTGCTGGTGTACCACCGTTGACACCGCCACAAGCCTTCGTTTGGAAGGGATCGAAACCTCACTGGAGAAGTGGGCCGTGGGCCAAAACCAAGTTCATCGGAATACCAGAAATGAATGCTGATTATAAATGTGGACTCACACTTATAGAAGGTCTTCAGCCTGGAATTGCTTATCTCACTGTTAGTGTACTCAGGAACTGCAGTTACTCAATGTTTGTGGTTTCACCAGCAGGAGTTTTAAGGTTCTTGTGTTGGGTGAAAGAGAGGGGCTGGTATGCAAGGTGGGAGGCACCAGTCACTCCCTGTGAAGTCTATGGAGCCTGCGGACCGTTCGGGGTTTGCCTGAGATATGCACCAAATTTAACCTGTAGATGCTTGAAAGGGTTTGTGCCAAAGTCTGACGACGAATGGAGGAAAGGCAACTGGACCGGAGGATGTATCAGGCGAACTGAATTAAGTTGTGGGGGAAATACAAGTTCTGTTAATGCACAAGgaggaaaaccagatggattcttgaAGGTTGGTGGGTTAAAACTTCCTGATTGGCATGAATACTTGAAGGTTTTCGATGAAAACGAGTGCCACCAGCATTGCTTGAGTAACTGTTCTTGCTCAGGTTATTCATATGTAAATGGAATAGGCTGTTTGTTTTGGACAACAAACCTTTTGGATATGCATGAGTTACCCTTTGGTGGAGAAGATCTTAATCTTCGCCTTGCGCTTTCAGAATTGGGTGAAA GTGATCAGAAGACTCATATAAAGATCATTGTCAGTGTTATTACTGTTTCATCTGTCATCCTCATTGGTGCCATGTTTTGTTGTTTCTTGAGGTGGAGAGCGAAGAAAAGGTCTAAGCCTAAAACAAATG CTCCAAGTGACATGTCTAGAGAAAATTCACAACCAATCATGTGGAGAAGCCCTTTAGAAGATGAAGATTTAATAGAGTTGCctttatttgatttcaataacaTAATGCTTGCAACTAACAACTTTGACATAGAGAACAAACTTGGGCAAGGAGGCTATGGTCCGGTTTACAGG GGAACATTAGATGGGAAGGATGTGGCAGTTAAAAGACTTTCTAGTAGCTCTAGTCAAGGCATAGGAGAGTTCAAGAATGAGATGAAGTTGATCTCCAAACTCCAACACAGAAATCTTGTCAGGCTCTTAGGTTGCTGCATtgaaagagaagagaagataTTAGTTTACGAATACATGCCGAACAAAAGTTTAGATACTTATCTATTTG ATACAACAAGAAAGGCTGAGCTTGATTGGACTAAACGTTTCAACATTATAATGGGAGTTGCTCGAGGACTTCTTTATCTTCATCGTGATTCTTGTTTAAGGGTTATACATAGAGATTTAAAAGTGAGTAATATTCTTTTGGATGAGAAGATGAATCCAAAAATATCAGATTTTGGTGTAGCAAGAATTTTTGAAGGCACACAAGATTTGGGAAGCACTCGCAACGTTGTAGGAACAAT AGGTTATATGGCTCCAGAATATTCGTTTGGTGGCATATTTTCAGAGAAATCTGATGTGTTCGGCTTTGGAATATTGATCTTGGAAATTGTCAGTGGTAGGAAGACTAGCAGCTTCCAATATGATGAACAATACATGAATCTTCTATCTTAT GCATGGCAATCATGGTCTGAAAGCAAGGGTGTAAGAATGATAGATGAAGCATTGATGGACTCATTTTCCTCTACAGAAGTAAGCAGATGTGTAAATATTGGACTTTTATGTGCACAAGATCATGCTGCTGATAGGCCATCAATGGCAGCCGTAGTTTCTATGCTAAGCGATGAAAAAACAAAGCTTCCTGAACCAAACCAGCCTACTTTTACGTTTAAAAGCATCTCCACCAGCAATTTTCAAGCACAAAGCAACTCTACACGGTCTGTAAATAAGGTCACGGAATCAATCATTGAACCACGATAA
- the LOC122722119 gene encoding G-type lectin S-receptor-like serine/threonine-protein kinase At1g61370 codes for MGRREFMVKSGFLCFFLFNLFSFAYCSVIYNITTTRAVSPEQTLNSPSQIFELGFFTPNNSSRNQYVGIWFTEVSPQTVIWVANRENPITSSSASLTIASDGNLKLLDGQRNTIWWTNISSQSNSSIAVLSDDGNFILRNSVTGDDLWESSHHPTDSLLPGTWLAYNETTGMRITATSWKSNNDPSIGDFTAGVPPLTPPQACVWKGSKPHWRSGPWGKTKFIGIPEMDADYKSGLTLIEGLQPGIAYLTVSVFKNCSYSMFVVSPAGVVRLLCWLKERGWFARWEAPVTPCEVYGACGPFGVCQRYAPNLTCRCLKGFVPKSDDEWRKGNWTGGCIRRTELSCGGNTSSVNAQGGKPDGFLKVGGLKLPDWHVYLKVFDKKECHQRCLSNCSCSGYSYEDGIGCLVWTTNLLDMHELPFGGQDLNLRLALTELGESDQKTHIKIIVSVITVSSVILIGSMICCFMRWRAKKRSKPKTNAPSDTSRENEDSIELPLFDFNNIMLATNNFDIENKLGQGGYGPVYRGTLDGKDVAVKRLSSSSSQGIGEFKTEMKLISKLQHRNLVRLLGCCIEREEKILVYEYMPNKSLDTYLFDTTRKAELDWTKRFNIIMGVARGLLYLHRDSCLRVIHRDLKVSNILLDEKMNPKISDFGLARIFEGTQDLGSTHKVVGTIGYMAPEYLLGGIFSEKSDVFGFGILILEIVSGRKASSFQYDEQNMSLLSYAWQSWSESKGVRMIDEALMDSFSSTEVSRCVNIGLLCAQDHAADRPSMAAVVSMLSGEKTKLPEPNQPTFTFKSISTSNFQSQSNSTWSVNKVTESIIEPR; via the exons ATGGGTAGAAGAGAGTTCATGGTGAAATCTGGATTTTTGTGTTTCTTCTTGTTCAATTTGTTCTCATTTGCATATTGTTCTGTAATTTATAACATAACTACAACCAGAGCTGTCTCACCAGAACAAACTCTAAACTCTCCTAGTCAAATTTTTGAGTTGGGTTTCTTTACTCCTAACAATAGTTCTCGTAATCAATACGTGGGAATATGGTTTACGGAAGTTTCTCCTCAGACTGTGATTTGGGTTGCAAACAGAGAGAATCCCATTACATCTTCCTCAGCGAGTCTCACAATTGCCAGTGATGGGAATCTGAAGCTTCTGGATGGGCAGAGGAACACTATCTGGTGGACGAATATTTCTAGCCAATCGAATAGTTCAATTGCTGTACTCTCAGATGACGGAAACTTCATTTTGAGGAACAGTGTAACAGGAGATGATTTATGGGAGAGCTCTCATCATCCGACTGATTCTCTCTTGCCAGGCACATGGTTAGCCTACAATGAAACAACTGGGATGAGAATTACTGCAACTTCCTGGAAAAGTAACAATGATCCATCTATTGGGGACTTTACTGCTGGTGTACCACCGTTGACACCGCCACAAGCCTGCGTTTGGAAGGGATCGAAACCTCACTGGAGAAGTGGGCCGTGGGGCAAAACCAAGTTCATCGGAATACCAGAAATGGATGCCGATTATAAAAGTGGACTCACACTTATAGAAGGTCTTCAGCCTGGAATTGCTTATCTCACTGTTAGTGTATTCAAGAACTGCAGTTACTCAATGTTTGTGGTTTCACCAGCAGGAGTTGTAAGGCTCTTGTGTTGGCTGAAAGAGAGGGGCTGGTTTGCAAGGTGGGAGGCACCAGTCACTCCCTGTGAAGTCTATGGAGCCTGCGGACCGTTCGGGGTTTGCCAGAGATATGCACCAAATCTAACCTGTAGATGCTTGAAAGGGTTTGTGCCAAAGTCGGACGACGAATGGAGGAAAGGAAACTGGACCGGAGGATGTATCAG GCGAACTGAATTAAGTTGTGGGGGAAATACAAGTTCTGTTAATGCACAAGgaggaaaaccagatggattcttgaAGGTTGGTGGGTTAAAACTTCCTGATTGGCATGTATACTTGAAGGTTTTCGACAAAAAGGAGTGCCATCAGCGTTGCTTGAGTAACTGTTCTTGCTCAGGTTATTCATATGAAGATGGAATAGGCTGTTTGGTTTGGACAACAAACCTTTTGGATATGCATGAGTTACCCTTTGGTGGACAAGATCTTAATCTTCGCCTTGCGCTTACAGAATTGGGTGAAA GTGATCAGAAGACTCATATAAAGATCATTGTCAGTGTTATTACTGTTTCATCTGTCATCCTCATTGGTTCCATGATTTGTTGTTTCATGAGGTGGAGAGCGAAGAAAAGGTCTAAGCCTAAAACAAATG CTCCAAGTGACACGTCTAGAGAAAATGAAGATTCAATAGAGTTGCctttatttgatttcaataacaTAATGCTTGCAACTAACAACTTTGATATAGAGAACAAACTTGGGCAAGGAGGCTATGGTCCGGTTTACAGG GGAACATTAGATGGGAAGGATGTGGCAGTTAAAAGACTTTCTAGTAGCTCTAGTCAAGGCATAGGAGAGTTCAAGACTGAGATGAAGTTGATCTCCAAACTCCAACACAGAAATCTTGTCAGGCTCTTAGGTTGCTGCATtgaaagagaagagaagataTTAGTTTACGAATACATGCCGAACAAAAGTTTAGATACTTATCTATTTG ATACAACAAGAAAGGCTGAGCTTGATTGGACTAAACGTTTCAACATTATAATGGGAGTTGCTCGAGGACTTCTTTATCTTCATCGTGATTCTTGTTTAAGGGTTATACATAGAGATTTAAAAGTGAGTAATATTCTTTTGGATGAGAAGATGAATCCAAAAATATCAGATTTTGGTTTAGCAAGAATTTTTGAAGGCACACAGGATTTGGGAAGCACTCACAAGGTTGTAGGAACAAT AGGTTATATGGCTCCGGAATATTTGCTTGGTGGCATATTTTCAGAGAAATCTGATGTGTTCGGCTTTGGAATATTGATCTTGGAAATTGTCAGTGGTAGGAAGGCTAGCAGCTTCCAATATGATGAACAAAACATGAGTCTTCTATCTTAT GCATGGCAATCATGGTCTGAAAGCAAGGGTGTAAGAATGATAGATGAAGCATTGATGGACTCATTTTCCTCTACAGAAGTAAGCAGATGTGTAAATATTGGACTTTTATGTGCACAAGATCATGCTGCTGATAGGCCATCAATGGCAGCCGTAGTTTCTATGCTAAGCGGTGAAAAAACAAAGCTTCCTGAACCAAACCAGCCTACTTTTACGTTTAAAAGCATCTCCACCAGCAATTTTCAATCACAAAGCAACTCTACATGGTCTGTAAATAAGGTCACCGAATCAATCATTGAACCACGATAA